In Stomoxys calcitrans chromosome 2, idStoCalc2.1, whole genome shotgun sequence, the following proteins share a genomic window:
- the LOC106086087 gene encoding sarcotoxin-1C — protein sequence MQFNKLFIVVALIMAVFMGQGQAGWLKKVGKKIERVGQHTRDATIQTLGVAQQAANVAATLKGK from the exons ATGCAGTTTAACAAATTATTCATCGTAGTTGCCTTGATCATGgcagtttttatgggccaaggacAAGCAGGTTGGCTAAAGAAAGTTGGCAAGAAAATC GAACGAGTTGGTCAACATACACGTGATGCCACCATTCAAACTTTAGGTGTAGCCCAACAAGCGGCAAATGTTGCTGCAACCTTAAAAGGAAAATGA